The window ATTTTAACCTCTGTTGAACCGTCGCGCTGCTTATTAATGCCTATTGGTAACTCAAATTGATCAGAGTTCAAAAAACGCCCATGAACAAACAGCTCATCACACTCATTTTGGATCACACGACCAGTCAGAGAGCTTTTGAACGATCGGCCATGCCCAAGCAAATAGACCGCTTCCAGGACACTGGTTTTACCGCTGCCATTAGGCCCAATAAGAAAGTTAAAGCCTGTTGATAACTGAATATCACAGGCTTTAATGTTCCGAAACTGCTGAATAATAAGGCGAGAGAGAGGCATTCTGTTCGCTTATAGACGGATTGGCATCACCACATACATGGCACTGTCATCGTCGGCATTTTCAATCAGCGCACTCGCGTTCGCATCCGACATCGACACACGCACATTTTCACAACGTAGCGTATTCAGCACATCCAGTACGTAACTGACGTTGAAGCCGATTTCGATCGGTTCACCATCAAAGCTGACGTCCAGCATTTCTTCGGCTTCTTCTTGCTCTGGGTTGTTGGCTGTTATGCGCATTTCCGCATCCGCGAGATTCACTCGTACACCACGGAATTTTTCATTGGATAAAATCGCAGCACGTGAAAATGCCTGGCGCAACTCGTCACAATTTGCGATTAACGTTTTGTTGGTATTCTGCGGCAGTACGCGGCGGTAGTCTGGAAAACGGCCATCAACCAGCTTAGAAGTGAAGATAAAATTGTTCACTTCAGCACGTACATTAGAGTGACCGACTTGCAATATAACTGGCTGCTCTGGTGTATCCATTAGCTTAACTAATTCCTGGACACCTTTACGTGGCACAATGATTTGCTTTTGTGCAAAGTCCGCGCCCAGTTCGGTTTGCGATACCGCCATACGGTGGCCATCAGTCGCAACACTGCGCAGTGTCGTGCCATCGATTTCAAACAACATACCGTTGAGGTAGTAACGAACGTCCTGATTAGCCATTGAAAACTGGGTTTTATCGATCAGCGTACGCAGCTCAGCCTGGTTCAGTGAAACTTCTACTTCACTTTGCCAGTCTTCAATGTTTGGAAAATCGTTCGCAGGTAGTGTCGCCAATGAGAAACGGCTACGACCAGAACGAACTTGTACGCGATCGCCTTCTAATACAAAAGTGATGATAGCGTCGTCAGGTAAACCACGGCAGATGTCGAGAAACTTACGCGAAGGAACGGTAATGCTACCCGCTTCAAAATCCCCTTCCAGAGTCACTTTGCTCACCAATTCCACTTCCAAATCGGTCGCGGTCATTGACAGCACATTCTCTTCTACTTTAAGTAATAGATTACCCAGAATAGGCAGAGTTGGTCGGCCACCTAATGCACCCGAAACCTGTTGTAGCGGTTTGATTAAATGACTACGTTCAATAGTAAATTTCATGCTTGGCTCTTTACGCTGTCAGCTCAATAAATGATTTGCTTAGAATACCGTTATTCTAACCGATTAAGAGGACAGGGTGCGAATCAAGTTAGAGTAATCTTCTTTAATATCGTGGCTCTCTTCACGCAGCTGCTCAATCTTGCGACATGCATGCAGTACCGTGGTGTGGTCACGACCACCAAACGCATCACCAATTTCTGGCAAGCTGTGGTTTGTCAGCTCTTTCGCTAATGCCATCGCCAGCTGACGAGGACGCGCGACCGAACGAGAACGACGCTTAGACAGCAGATCCGCGACTTTAATTTTGTAGTATTCCGCCACCGTCTTTTGAATATTGTCAATGGTTACCAGCTTTTCTTGCAGAGCCAGCAAATCGCGCAGCGCTTCACGCACAAAATCAATCGTAATTGGACGGCCAGTAAAATTGGCGTTAGCAATAACACGGTTCAGTGCGCCTTCCAGCTCACGGACGTTGGATCGCAAACGCTTAGCAATAAAGAACGCCACTTCATCAGCTAAGTGGATTTGGTGATCTTCGGCCTTCTTCATCAATATCGCTACGCGCGTTTCTAGCTCAGGCGGTTCGATCGCAACCGTCAGACCCCAACCGAAGCGCGATTTCAAGCGATCTTCTACCCCGCTGATCTCTTTTGGGTAACGATCAGAAGTCAGAATGATCTGCTGGTTGCCTTCTAGCAACGCATTGAAGGTGTGGAAGAATTCTTCCTGTGAGCGCTCTTTATTGGCAAAGAACTGGATATCATCGATAAGCAGCGCATCAACACTGCGGTAGTAACGTTTGAACTCTTCAATCGCGTTATTTTGCAGCGCTTTTACCATGTCTTGCACGAAACGTTCGGAGTGCATGTACACCACTTTCGCGTTCGGGTTGTTATCCACAATTGCATTACCCACCGCATGGAGCAAGTGAGTTTTACCCAGGCCAGTCCCGCCATAAAGGAACAATGGGTTGTATGCTGCGCCCGGGTTATCCGATACCTGACGTGCCGCAGCCAAACCTAACTGGTTCGATTTACCTTCGACAAAGTTGTTGAACTTATGCTTTGGATTCACGTTTGAGCGGTGGTTAATGTTTGCAATCGCTTGTGCGTCATCATCCCAAGTTTTATGTACAGGTTTACGAGCCTGTAATTGTGCTGGCGCTGAAGATTCTGCAGCGACATCGGCTGGTGTACGTGTCGGCGTTGGTTTAGGCGCAGAAACAGGACGACTACCCACTTCAAAGCGTAAGTTAGGAATATCGTTACCGCAGTAATGCTGCAGTAAACGTGTAATGCTGTTCAGATACTTATCACGCACCCAATCCAACACAAAACGGTTTGGTGCGAATAGAGTGAGCGTATTGTCATTGAGCTCCGCTTGTAGCGGACGAACCCACATACTGAATTCTGTTGCTGGTAGCTCTTCTTGAAGCTGCTGCAAACATTGCAGCCAAAGCGAAGATGACACGGCGCCCCCACGGAGTAATTGAGTTATCGGAAAAGACTGGCAATTTTACCTGTTGATAACCAAGATCGCCAGCAATTGATCGACGATCCAGTGAATAA is drawn from uncultured Vibrio sp. and contains these coding sequences:
- the dnaA gene encoding chromosomal replication initiator protein DnaA, producing the protein MSSSLWLQCLQQLQEELPATEFSMWVRPLQAELNDNTLTLFAPNRFVLDWVRDKYLNSITRLLQHYCGNDIPNLRFEVGSRPVSAPKPTPTRTPADVAAESSAPAQLQARKPVHKTWDDDAQAIANINHRSNVNPKHKFNNFVEGKSNQLGLAAARQVSDNPGAAYNPLFLYGGTGLGKTHLLHAVGNAIVDNNPNAKVVYMHSERFVQDMVKALQNNAIEEFKRYYRSVDALLIDDIQFFANKERSQEEFFHTFNALLEGNQQIILTSDRYPKEISGVEDRLKSRFGWGLTVAIEPPELETRVAILMKKAEDHQIHLADEVAFFIAKRLRSNVRELEGALNRVIANANFTGRPITIDFVREALRDLLALQEKLVTIDNIQKTVAEYYKIKVADLLSKRRSRSVARPRQLAMALAKELTNHSLPEIGDAFGGRDHTTVLHACRKIEQLREESHDIKEDYSNLIRTLSS
- the dnaN gene encoding DNA polymerase III subunit beta, producing the protein MKFTIERSHLIKPLQQVSGALGGRPTLPILGNLLLKVEENVLSMTATDLEVELVSKVTLEGDFEAGSITVPSRKFLDICRGLPDDAIITFVLEGDRVQVRSGRSRFSLATLPANDFPNIEDWQSEVEVSLNQAELRTLIDKTQFSMANQDVRYYLNGMLFEIDGTTLRSVATDGHRMAVSQTELGADFAQKQIIVPRKGVQELVKLMDTPEQPVILQVGHSNVRAEVNNFIFTSKLVDGRFPDYRRVLPQNTNKTLIANCDELRQAFSRAAILSNEKFRGVRVNLADAEMRITANNPEQEEAEEMLDVSFDGEPIEIGFNVSYVLDVLNTLRCENVRVSMSDANASALIENADDDSAMYVVMPIRL